Proteins co-encoded in one Macrobrachium rosenbergii isolate ZJJX-2024 chromosome 54, ASM4041242v1, whole genome shotgun sequence genomic window:
- the LOC136834651 gene encoding uncharacterized protein gives MTELEMQQLPPIPPPPPRWNQDLANWVIFRLALEEWAAQRRQDQLAPIRWEEVNEACFTPDDTDTPYTVEELRAVYKTGKDTAPGADRITYTMISNMGPAGENAFLRIMNKTHAEHTRPQTWRQQDTKPIPKPKDPDNPRPIALVSCMEKTGEKMVLNRITYKIGPLHKQLYAYQQGVGTTECLTDVLSYINQGKAVVVFIDFEKAFELASPAAVLHSLMKKGVKGHLLAWTKTMC, from the exons ATGACAGAATTGGAAATGCAACAACTACCTCCAATACCGCCACCTCCACCAAGATGGAATCAAGACTTGGCAAACTGGGTTATTTTCAGACTAGCACTTGAAGAATGGGCAGCACA AAGACGACAGGATCAGCTTGCACCGATCAGATGGGAAGAAGTTAACGAGGCTTGCTTCACACCAGATGACACGGACACCCCTTACACAGTAGAAGAACTAAGGGCAGTATACAAAACTGGCAAAGATACAGCACCAGGAGCAGACAGGATAACATACACAATGATAAGTAACATGGGTCCTGCAGGAGAAAACGCCTTCCTGAGGATCATGAACAAAACACATGCAGAGCACACAAGACCGCAGACTTGGAGGCAACAAGACACAAAGCCAATTCCAAAACCTAAAGATCCAGACAACCCGAGACCCATAGCACTAGTCTCCTGCAtggaaaaaactggagagaaaatggtgctcaacaggataacatacaaaattggtCCTCTACACAAACAGCTATATGCATACCAACAAGGAGTAGGAACTACAGAGTGTCTGACAGATGTCCTCAGctacataaatcaaggaaaggcTGTAGTAGTCTtcatagactttgaaaaagcctTCGAGCTAGCCAGTCCAGCAGCAGTACTCCACTCACTGATGAAGAAAGGAGTCAAAGGACACCTTCTAGCCTGGACAAAAACTATGTGCTAA